Proteins encoded together in one Aminivibrio sp. window:
- a CDS encoding four-carbon acid sugar kinase family protein — protein sequence MPAAVRTADGMSYNRKERNGGRHMNARYIVVADDFTGSNDTGIQFLKAGYDASVILDPSALSTIEGERVVVVDTESRNIPAQEAVACLKTVAEYLLPLRGKRVIYKKVDSTLRGNIAAETAVLRETLGFSVTAFTPAYPRNKRTVREGLLLLDGIPVADTEMGKDPRKPVTTSSLQETLRGGGSLEVRNVSLAEIRAGEIPEILRAAGNAGSYSFDVETDGDLELIVNGMCAALPPEDILWVGSAGMAEALVSRSSPAFFVVGSMSPRSALQARTLLQEKDVAPVLVNIRALLHDVASEERRLSHTVSGLLRSGRSVLLASSLDEEQIEEGRNANASETICRSLAAVVPSVLKSARVSGMFITGGEVAIWIVWALGAGGTDLVKEIEPGIPLVRLRGGEYHGLPVVTKAGAFGGERTMAECFSVLTDAK from the coding sequence ATGCCGGCCGCAGTCCGCACCGCCGACGGCATGTCGTACAACCGCAAGGAAAGAAACGGGGGGAGACATATGAATGCACGGTATATCGTCGTCGCCGATGACTTCACCGGTTCGAACGACACTGGAATTCAGTTCCTGAAGGCGGGGTACGACGCTTCGGTGATCCTGGATCCTTCGGCGCTCTCCACGATTGAGGGCGAGAGAGTCGTCGTCGTGGATACCGAGTCGCGGAACATTCCCGCTCAGGAGGCGGTCGCCTGTTTGAAGACGGTGGCGGAATACCTGCTGCCTCTGCGAGGGAAGAGAGTGATCTACAAGAAGGTCGACTCGACGCTGCGAGGCAACATAGCCGCCGAAACAGCCGTCTTGCGGGAGACGCTCGGCTTTTCCGTGACAGCGTTCACCCCGGCCTACCCCAGAAATAAACGCACCGTGCGGGAAGGTCTGCTGCTCCTCGACGGAATTCCCGTGGCCGATACCGAGATGGGGAAGGATCCGCGGAAGCCGGTGACTACCTCGTCACTGCAGGAAACGCTGCGCGGCGGCGGTTCGCTCGAGGTCCGGAACGTCTCGCTCGCCGAAATCCGGGCAGGGGAGATTCCGGAGATTCTGAGGGCTGCAGGCAACGCCGGCTCGTACTCCTTCGACGTCGAGACGGACGGCGATCTTGAGCTGATTGTGAATGGCATGTGCGCCGCGCTGCCGCCCGAGGACATCCTCTGGGTGGGGTCGGCAGGGATGGCCGAGGCCCTGGTGAGCCGAAGCAGTCCGGCGTTTTTCGTGGTCGGGAGCATGAGCCCGAGGAGCGCCCTCCAGGCACGGACGCTTCTGCAGGAGAAGGACGTCGCTCCTGTTCTGGTGAATATCCGTGCGCTGCTGCACGACGTCGCCTCCGAGGAGCGGCGCCTCTCCCATACCGTCTCGGGATTGCTTCGGAGCGGCAGGAGCGTCCTTCTGGCGTCATCGCTGGACGAAGAGCAGATCGAGGAGGGGCGGAACGCCAATGCGTCCGAAACAATCTGCCGGAGTCTCGCCGCTGTTGTTCCGTCGGTCCTGAAGTCTGCTCGCGTCTCCGGGATGTTTATCACCGGAGGGGAAGTCGCCATCTGGATCGTCTGGGCGCTGGGAGCCGGGGGGACCGACCTTGTGAAGGAGATTGAGCCTGGAATTCCGCTCGTCCGCCTCAGGGGAGGAGAATACCACGGCCTTCCCGTGGTTACAAAGGCCGGCGCGTTCGGCGGTGAACGGACGATGGCGGAGTGTTTCTCCGTACTGACGGACGCGAAATAA
- a CDS encoding 2-keto-3-deoxygluconate permease, with product MGGKVPILKTIQKVPGGLMVVFLLLGAIVNTFAPKSLMIGSFTTALFKQGALPLIAVLLFCSGAQITIKTAGVALWKGFVLNTVKILLGISIGLVVGKLMGPEASLFGLTPLALIAAMANSNGGLYTALAQKYGDASDIGAVAIISTNDGPFFTMVAMGMTGLANIPIIAMVAVVVPIVIGMILGNLDEDMREFLAPGVMLSIPFFSFPLGAGLNLMDIAKAGIPGIALGLMTLLVTGIGGFFAYKYLIPSREKRSDAVGASIGTTAGNAAGTPAAIAAVDPTWAPYAAAATVQVGASIVITAILCPLLVDFLSRICKQHNNVAKEEGN from the coding sequence ATGGGCGGTAAAGTTCCGATTCTCAAGACGATACAGAAGGTGCCCGGCGGACTCATGGTGGTCTTCCTGCTTCTCGGCGCAATTGTGAACACTTTTGCCCCGAAGTCGCTCATGATCGGCAGTTTTACCACCGCGCTCTTTAAACAAGGAGCGCTCCCTCTCATCGCAGTGCTCCTCTTCTGCAGCGGCGCGCAGATCACGATCAAGACGGCCGGGGTCGCTCTCTGGAAGGGGTTCGTGCTGAACACCGTCAAGATCCTTCTTGGCATTTCGATAGGGCTTGTCGTGGGGAAGCTCATGGGGCCGGAGGCTTCTCTTTTCGGTCTTACCCCCCTCGCCCTCATCGCAGCCATGGCGAACTCGAACGGTGGCCTCTACACCGCGCTCGCCCAGAAGTACGGTGACGCCTCCGACATCGGCGCCGTGGCCATCATCTCCACGAACGACGGTCCCTTCTTCACCATGGTGGCCATGGGGATGACAGGGTTGGCCAACATACCCATCATCGCGATGGTGGCGGTTGTCGTCCCGATCGTCATCGGTATGATCCTTGGCAATCTCGACGAGGACATGCGGGAATTCCTCGCCCCGGGTGTCATGCTCTCCATCCCCTTCTTCTCTTTCCCGCTCGGAGCGGGGCTCAACCTGATGGATATCGCGAAGGCCGGAATCCCCGGCATCGCGCTCGGCCTTATGACCCTGCTCGTCACGGGAATAGGCGGCTTCTTTGCCTATAAGTACCTCATCCCGTCGAGAGAGAAGCGGAGCGATGCGGTCGGCGCGAGTATCGGCACAACGGCAGGCAACGCCGCCGGAACGCCTGCGGCGATAGCGGCCGTCGATCCGACATGGGCCCCGTACGCGGCTGCGGCGACGGTGCAGGTCGGTGCGTCGATTGTCATCACCGCGATCCTCTGTCCGCTGCTGGTCGACTTCCTCAGCAGGATCTGCAAGCAGCACAACAACGTCGCTAAAGAAGAAGGCAACTGA
- a CDS encoding UxaA family hydrolase translates to MKFMGYVRPDGRVGIRNHIAVIPASVCASTVAARIAEQVEGAIALPNQHGCAQIGPDLEVTARTLAGLGTNPNVAAVLVIGLGCESVQAERLHKEIAKSGKRVESLVIQECGGTLKAQEQGLRIARSISQEVAMMTREEADVSELVLALECGGSDTTSGLAANPVHGYVSDKVIGLGGTSILSETTELIGAEHILARRAVSKEVADKLLEIVRACEAKANAMGVDMRGSQPTPGNIRGGLTTIEEKSLGCIYKGGSSPLEGVLEYGVRPPGKGLYVMDTPGQDIESITGMVAGGSQIVIFTTGRGSPTGFPLAPVIKITGNPKTYVMMEENIDINAGTIIDGVESIPEVGERVFAEILQTCNGKLTKAEALKHMEFGIYKLTSTF, encoded by the coding sequence ATGAAGTTTATGGGGTATGTCCGTCCGGACGGACGTGTGGGAATCCGAAACCACATTGCGGTCATCCCCGCGTCAGTGTGCGCCTCGACGGTCGCGGCCCGAATCGCGGAACAAGTGGAAGGGGCGATAGCGCTTCCGAACCAGCACGGGTGCGCCCAGATAGGTCCGGATCTTGAAGTCACCGCCCGGACCCTTGCCGGTCTTGGGACGAACCCCAACGTAGCGGCGGTGTTGGTGATCGGGCTGGGGTGCGAAAGCGTGCAGGCGGAGCGTCTCCACAAGGAGATTGCAAAGTCCGGCAAGCGGGTGGAGTCACTGGTCATTCAGGAGTGCGGCGGCACGCTCAAGGCGCAGGAGCAGGGGCTCCGCATAGCCCGTTCGATCAGCCAAGAAGTGGCGATGATGACCCGCGAGGAGGCGGACGTCTCGGAGCTGGTGCTCGCGCTGGAGTGCGGCGGTTCGGACACGACGTCGGGACTCGCGGCGAACCCGGTACACGGCTATGTGTCGGACAAGGTGATAGGCTTGGGAGGAACGTCCATCCTCTCGGAGACTACGGAGCTCATCGGCGCGGAGCATATCCTTGCCCGCAGAGCCGTCTCGAAGGAGGTGGCGGACAAGCTCTTGGAGATCGTCCGCGCCTGTGAGGCGAAGGCGAACGCTATGGGCGTCGACATGCGGGGAAGCCAGCCCACGCCGGGCAACATCCGGGGAGGGCTGACCACCATCGAGGAGAAGTCGCTCGGATGCATCTACAAGGGGGGTTCCAGCCCGCTCGAAGGTGTGCTGGAGTATGGCGTACGACCTCCGGGCAAGGGGCTCTATGTCATGGACACGCCGGGACAGGATATCGAATCCATCACCGGCATGGTCGCAGGAGGCTCCCAGATAGTGATTTTCACTACGGGGCGCGGCTCGCCGACCGGCTTCCCCCTTGCCCCGGTGATCAAGATCACGGGCAATCCCAAGACCTACGTCATGATGGAGGAGAATATCGACATCAACGCGGGGACGATCATCGACGGCGTCGAATCCATACCGGAGGTGGGGGAGCGCGTCTTCGCGGAGATCCTGCAGACCTGCAATGGAAAACTCACCAAAGCGGAAGCGTTGAAACACATGGAGTTCGGTATCTACAAACTGACGTCGACTTTTTGA
- a CDS encoding UxaA family hydrolase — protein MKREALMTHDKDSVATALTDLSAGNDVSFECNGRMKTMKLVDAIPFGHKFALVDIPEGGDVLKYGEVIGRATEPIRAGAHVHVHNLESLRGRGDLAAGRTSAKGGQTS, from the coding sequence TTGAAACGGGAAGCCCTTATGACACATGACAAGGACAGTGTCGCCACGGCGCTCACGGATCTGAGCGCCGGGAACGATGTGTCTTTCGAGTGCAACGGACGCATGAAGACCATGAAGCTGGTAGACGCCATACCCTTCGGACACAAATTTGCGCTCGTTGACATTCCTGAGGGAGGGGATGTGCTGAAATACGGCGAGGTGATCGGCCGCGCTACCGAACCTATCAGAGCCGGCGCCCATGTCCATGTGCACAATCTCGAAAGTCTCCGAGGACGGGGTGATCTGGCCGCAGGGAGAACATCCGCGAAAGGAGGCCAAACATCATGA
- the larA gene encoding nickel-dependent lactate racemase encodes MRVSIPYGTSTLSCDIPDSRLKAVLVSSLHELKADAPEREIVRKSLDNPIGSPRLRDLAKGKENVVIISSDHTRPVPSAIIMPLLLEEVRAGNPDAQITILVSTGGHRATTPEELLKKYGPEIVKNERIVVHDSHDDTSLVHVGTLPSGGDLILNKLAVEADLLVAEGFIEPHFFAGFSGGRKSVLPGVASYTTVMANHCAEFIAHERARTGILEGNPIHIDMVFAARKVGLAFVCNVVIDAEKHIVAAFSGDMEAAHEKGCEFVAKYGRVKAVPADIVITSNAGYPLDQNLYQAVKSMTAGEASCRKGGVIIVAAECSDGHGGEAFYRTFETIPTPKGIMEMIMARGRNQTEPDQWQIQIFARVLMDFTVIMVTSAPKEMVEYLNMQWAPSLEEALSMAERILRKPDASVTVIPDGVAVIVDAFSS; translated from the coding sequence ATGAGAGTATCCATTCCTTACGGAACATCGACTCTTTCCTGCGATATACCTGACAGCCGTCTGAAAGCGGTTCTCGTTTCGAGTCTTCATGAACTGAAAGCCGATGCGCCGGAGCGCGAAATCGTCAGAAAATCCCTCGACAACCCGATCGGATCCCCTCGTCTGCGAGACCTCGCGAAGGGGAAAGAGAACGTCGTGATCATCTCAAGCGACCATACGCGCCCCGTCCCAAGCGCCATTATCATGCCTCTCCTTCTCGAAGAGGTGCGGGCGGGAAACCCCGATGCACAAATCACTATCCTGGTCTCTACCGGAGGCCACCGGGCTACCACCCCGGAGGAGCTCCTGAAGAAGTACGGTCCCGAGATCGTGAAGAACGAACGCATTGTGGTCCACGACAGCCATGACGATACGAGCCTCGTTCACGTAGGGACCCTTCCTTCCGGAGGCGATTTGATACTCAATAAACTGGCAGTCGAGGCGGACCTGCTTGTCGCGGAGGGGTTCATTGAGCCGCACTTCTTCGCCGGTTTCTCAGGTGGCCGCAAGAGCGTACTCCCCGGCGTGGCGAGCTACACAACGGTGATGGCGAACCACTGCGCGGAGTTTATCGCGCACGAAAGGGCCAGAACCGGAATCCTCGAGGGCAACCCCATCCACATCGATATGGTCTTTGCTGCCCGCAAGGTCGGGCTGGCGTTCGTCTGCAACGTGGTCATCGACGCGGAGAAGCATATCGTGGCGGCCTTCAGCGGCGACATGGAAGCGGCGCACGAGAAGGGGTGCGAGTTCGTCGCCAAGTACGGCAGGGTCAAGGCCGTTCCCGCCGACATTGTCATCACGAGCAACGCAGGGTATCCTCTGGACCAGAATCTCTACCAGGCGGTGAAGAGCATGACCGCCGGCGAGGCGTCGTGCAGGAAGGGAGGCGTTATCATCGTCGCCGCCGAATGCAGCGACGGGCACGGCGGCGAGGCCTTCTACCGGACGTTCGAGACGATTCCGACGCCGAAGGGGATCATGGAGATGATCATGGCGAGGGGGAGAAATCAGACGGAGCCGGATCAGTGGCAGATCCAGATATTCGCCAGAGTACTGATGGATTTTACCGTGATCATGGTGACCTCAGCCCCCAAGGAGATGGTGGAGTATCTCAACATGCAGTGGGCCCCGTCTCTGGAGGAGGCCTTGTCGATGGCGGAGCGGATTCTCCGGAAACCGGACGCATCGGTCACCGTCATCCCGGACGGCGTGGCAGTGATTGTTGATGCGTTCTCTTCCTGA